The Monodelphis domestica isolate mMonDom1 chromosome 7, mMonDom1.pri, whole genome shotgun sequence genome window below encodes:
- the SSTR5 gene encoding somatostatin receptor type 5: MDPLYSLSAGGLDGNLQGANFSPAFNSSENKTIFILPPVSAVRTVIIPIIYLLVCMIGLSGNALVIYVVLRYAKMKTVTNIYILNLAVADVLFMLGLPFIATQNAISYWPFGTFLCRLVMTVDGINQFTSIFCLTVMSMDRYLAVVHPIKSTKWRRPRIARLISAAVWTFSLLMSLPVIIFADVQEDWNTCNISWPEPVNIWGAVFIIYTSVLGFFGPLLVICLCYLLIVIKVKSSGVRVGSTRRRRSERKVTRMVVIIVVVFVFCWLPFFTLNIVNLVFILPEEAASAGVYFFVVVLSYANSCANPILYGFLSDNFKQSFQKVLCLRKGYGVEDGDPTDHRLEKSSRLQEAMLSSRNTEFNGHMQTSKV, translated from the coding sequence ATGGATCCACTATACTCTCTGTCAGCTGGTGGACTGGATGGCAATCTTCAAGGAGCAAATTTTTCCCCTGCTTTCAATAGCAGTGAGAATAAAACAATATTCATTTTGCCTCCTGTGTCTGCTGTTCGCACAGTTATCATCCCCATCATCTACCTCCTTGTCTGCATGATTGGACTCAGTGGCAATGCACTGGTCATTTATGTGGTCCTGAGGTATGCTAAGATGAAGACTGTCACCAATATCTACATCCTCAATTTAGCTGTAGCTGATGTCCTCTTCATGCTGGGCCTGCCATTCATTGCCACACAAAATGCCATCTCCTACTGGCCCTTTGGCACCTTTCTATGCAGGCTTGTGATGACGGTGGATGGCATTAATCAGTTTACCAGTATTTTCTGTCTTACTGTCATGAGCATGGATCGGTACCTGGCTGTAGTCCACCCCATCAAGTCTACTAAGTGGCGTCGCCCGAGGATAGCTAGGCTTATCAGTGCTGCTGTGTGGACCTTCTCATTACTAATGTCCCTTCCCGTCATCATATTTGCTGATGTCCAGGAAGATTGGAATACTTGCAACATCAGCTGGCCTGAACCAGTAAATATCTGGGGGGCAGTCTTCATCATCTACACCTCTGTCCTAGGGTTCTTTGGACCCTTGCTGGTAATCTGCCTCTGCTATTTGCTCATTGTGATCAAGGTCAAGTCTTCAGGGGTCCGAGTGGGTTCCACCCGGCGGAGGAGGTCAGAGAGGAAAGTGACCAGGATGGTGGTCATCATTGTTGTTGTCTTTGTGTTTTGCTGGCTGCCATTTTTCACCCTGAACATTGTCAATCTGGTTTTTATTCTGCCTGAAGAGGCTGCCTCTGCAGGAGTATATTTCTTTGTGGTGGTCCTCTCTTACGCCAATAGTTGTGCCAACCCCATCCTGTATGGGTTCCTGTCTGACAACTTCAAGCAGAGCTTTCAGAAGGTCCTGTGCCTCCGAAAAGGCTATGGGGTTGAAGATGGTGACCCCACTGACCACAGGCTGGAGAAGAGCAGCCGCCTGCAGGAAGCCATGCTCTCCTCAAGAAATACAGAATTCAACGGCCATATGCAAACAAGCAAGGTGTAA